The following nucleotide sequence is from Gemmatimonadaceae bacterium.
TCTCGAGGCGCGGTATAATCACGTCGACCAGGCGGCGTGGGTTCCGATAACGTTTGGTTTCCGGTTCTAAGAACGCAGAAGGGGAGAATCACAAACGGCTCCGTTCGAAAGAACGGAGCCGTTTGTTCTGGCGTAGACGTGGTCAGATCGCGCCGGTACATTCGCGGCGCCGACCCCGAAACAGGAGCACCGGATGACTCGTCTTGCCGCGCCCTTCCTCGCGCTGCTCATTCTTGCCGCGACGGCCAACGCTCAACGCCGTGGCGGCCCTGCCTCGGCTGCTGCCGCCGCTGAGGGCGGCCTCAGCGCGCTGCACTTCCGACCCCTTGGCCCCGAGGGGAATCGCGTGGCGTCCATCACGGGCGTTCCGGGCGATCGGATGACCCTCTACGCTGGTGCGGCGGACGGCGGCATATGGAAGACGTCGGACAACGGCACCACCTGGAAGCCCATCTTCGACGAGCAAAACGTCTCTGCTATTGGCGCACTCGCGGTCGCGCCATCAGCCCACGACGTTGTGTGGGCTGGCACCGGCGAGCCGTGGCTTATTCGCCCGTACTACACGCTCGGCGACGGCGTCTACAAGTCCACCGATGCCGGGCGCACCTGGCACCACGTTGGGCTCGACGCGACGGGGCACATCGCACGAATCGTCATCGATCCGCGCGATGCGAATTCCGTCTACGTCTGCGCAATCGGCCAGGCGTTTCGTCCGCAGCGCGAGCGCGGCGTCTTTCACACGAGCGACGGCGGTGCGACGTGGAGGCAGGTGCTCGCCGTGAACGACAGTACGGGCTGCTCCGATCTCGTGATGGATCCGGCAGATTCACGAACACTCTTCGCGGGCACTTGGCAGCTCGACATTCACCGCTGGGATCTCCACTCCGGCGGCCTTGGGAGCGGCGTCTACGTGACGCACGATGGGGGTGAGACCTGGACGCGTCTGGCCGGCAACGGACTTCCGCCGGCCTCGCATACGCTCGGCAAGATTGCCGTGGCGATCGCGCCGAGCAATCCGAATCGCGTCTATGCGCTGGTGCAGGATGCACCTGCGCCGGGCCTCTATCGCTCCAGCGATCGCGGCCAGACCTGGGAGCTCGTCAACCAGTCGCACTTGCCTGACGAGCGATCACCGTACTACACACGATTGGCCGTCTCGCCGGACGATGAGAACTTGCTCTATTTCCCATCGGTCGCGTTCACGATGTCGCGCGACGGCGGGAAGACGGTCTTTGCCGCGGGGGCCCGGGGGGGCCGTCCCGGCGGCGGCGGCGCTGAAGGAGGCGTAGCCCCGGACACCGCCAGCAACAGACCGGTCATCGCCGCGCCGGGCGGCGACAATCACGACGTCTGGATCGATCCAACCAACGCGAGCCGCGTGCTCGTCGCCAACGACGCAGGCGTCTCGATCAGCGACAATCGCGCGGAGAGCTACAAGCATCACTTGCTGCCGATCTCACAGGTGTATCACGTCGTCGCCGACAACGCGATTCCGTATAACGTGATGGGCAACATCCAGGACAAGTCCTCGTTTCGTGGACCAAGTCGCACCAGCGGTGGCCGCGGCGGGATTCCGCTCAGCAACTGGACGAACGCGGGCGGGTGCGAGGATGCGTTCGCCGTCCCAGATCAGGCCAATCCGGATGTCGTGTGGTCGGGGTGCGACAATGGACGCATCGTGCGCATGGACTACAAGACGGGGATGGCGCGCGACGTCAGCCCCTGGCCAATCACGAGCTATGGCTGGGCGCCAGCGGATATGCGCTATCGGTTCGACTGGATCACACCGCTCGCGATCTCCCCGCACGATCACAATCGCGTCTACGTCGGCGCGCAGGTCCTGTTCATGACGACCGATGCCGGGCAGAGTTGGCGCGCGATCAGCCAGGACCTAACGACGAACACGAAAGCCCACCAGCAGAACTCGGGCGGGATCTCGGCGGACAATCTCACCACCTACGACGGCGGCACGCTCTACGCGATCGCCGAGTCGCCGGTCGCGGCCGGTGTCATCTGGACCGGCAGCGACGACGGCCAGGTGAACGTGACGCGCGACGGGGGCGCGCACTGGACGAACGTCACGAAGAACATTCCGGATCTGCCGCCGTGGGGGACGGTGTGGAGCATCGCCCCGTCGCGCTTCGACGCGGCGAGCGCGTACGTCGTCGTCAACCTGCAGCACCAGGCGGATTACGATGCGCGCGTCTACAAGACGACGGATTACGGAGCATCGTGGAAGCTCATCTCGGGGAGCGTACCGAAGGGCGTGAACTCGAGCGCGCACATCGTCGTCGAAGATCCCGCGCGCAAGGGCACGCTCTACCTCGGCACCGACAACGCGCTCTATGTCACGTGGGACGATGGCGAGCATTGGACGCACCTCCGGAACGATCTGCCGCCCGCGCCGATCTACTGGATGGAGGTGCAACCGACGTTCAGCGACCTCGTGATCGGCACGCACGGCCGCGGAGTCTACATACTGGACGACGTGACGCCGCTGCGGAGCTGGGACACCGCGCAATCAGAGAATTTTAAACTCTTCACGCCTCGCGCAGCATACCGGTTCCGGGCCACGAACGACGCGCGCGAAGCGGACGTCGATCCGCACGTGAGCGGAGAGAACCCGACATATGGCGCCGACATCGATTTCACGCTCAAATCGGAGACGCCGAAGGTGCAGGTGTCCATCATCGGTGCACGCGATTCGACGATTCGAACGCTCACCGTCACGGGCCACCCGGGCCTCAATCGCGTGTGGTGGGATTTACGCTATGAGTCGGGCTCGACGATCGTTATGCAGGTGCCGCCGCTCGACGAGCCATGGGCGCCTGCTCACCGCAACTATGCAGCGTATGGTACGCGCATTCCCCCGGCGGGGCCGATCGTGCCGCCAGGCACGTACACGGTGCGTGTGAAGGCGGGAGGCGCCGAGCAGCAAGCGACGCTCCGCGTCCTGTCTGATCCACACTCGCCGGGAACGCCGCAATCGATTAACGCGCAGGTGGATTTTGTGCGCGAAGTGCTCGCTGAGATCGACGAAGCGGCACAGATGGGGAACAAGCTCGAGGCGTTGCGCAAGCAGGCGCAGGATGCGGAGGCATCGTTGGCGAGCGATCCGCAGAAACGTTCGCTCGTCGACGCAGCACGGTTGTTCGACACGAAGGCAAGCACGGTCGAGCGTAGATTGATCGACTTGCGCAACACCGGGCGTAGCGAGGATGCGTTCCGACAGCCGGTACAGCTCTACGAGCGGATGAGCTGGATGATCGGCCCGATGGTCGGGACGCCAGGCAGCGGGTCTGGTGGGGGTGATGTGGGCCCGACTGCGCAGCAGATCGCGGTGAATGACGGCTTCAGGCAGGAGCTCGCCGCGATTGCGGCGGAGTTCAAACATATTGTGGATGTCGACGCGCCGGTTTTCAGCGGGTTGCTCAAGCAGAATGGAGTAGCAGTGTCGCGTTGATTCGCTGCTGAACGGAAGGAAATGGTGACGCTTTGCGTGTGCGGCGTCGCTCTCTTTGGGATGTGGTCGAGCGACCCCTGATCCCGCTATCGCAGCTGGTGTCACCGCCGAACCCGGAGCGGCGGTTTTGGCTGCACGAGGTTGTCCGCCGGCGTGGACACGAGCGTCGCTTCAGCGAGCGCACGATTGCATCCTACGTGTATTGGATTCGACGATTCGTGCTGAACAACGGCCGACGTCATCCGAACGATCTCGGGCCGACGGAGGTGCGACAGTTTCTCGCGATGCTGACTGTTGAGCAGGGCCTCTCGGCGTCGACGCACAATCAGGCCCTGGCGGCGTTGACGTTCCTGTACGTGGAAGTGTTGCGTGCGCCGTTCGATCGGATTCCGGGACTCGCGCCGGCGAGTCGTCCGCGTCGGGAGCCGATCGTCCTCTCCACCGGTGAGGTCGGACGCGTCGTCGAGCGACTCGATCAACCGTTCCGACTCTGTGTGCTGCTGATGTACGGCGGAGGCTTGCGGCTGACGGAGTGCCTAACGTTGCGCGTGAAGGACGTGGATCTGGAGCGGCGTGAGATCGTGAATCGGGGCGGCAAGGGTGGCAAGGGCCGGCGTGTCCCGTTGGCCGTGCCAGCGCTCGGGATGTTGCGACGGCGATTCGCCGAGCTTCGCCGTCGGTGGTACTCGGATCTAAGGCGCGACGTGCAGTCGACGGTGTTGACACCGAACGCGAGTCGCGACTGGATGTGGTCGTATGTGTTTCCGGCGACGCGCACCTTCGTGGATCGGAGCGGTAAGCGCCGCCGGCACCACCTCCACGAGAGCGTCCTGCACCGCGCCATCGTTCGTGCTGCGCGCGAGGCGGGAATGACCAAGCGCGTGACGAGCCACGCCTTCCGACACTCCTTCGCGACGCATCTGCTCGAGAGCGGGACCGACATCCGCACGATTCAGGAGCTGCTCGGCCACCGCAACCTGCGCACGACGATGATCTATACGCACGTAATGAATCGAGGTGCTCTCGGGGTCATCAGTCCCGCTGATCGGCTTTAGGGGTGCCTTGCGCGCTGCTGTCTCGGCTCGCGTTCGATTCGCCGGCCGGTCACCGTTTGAGCCGCCGCGCCGAGTTGACCACCATGCTGCCCGTCCTCGGCGTATTTCCTGGTTCGGTGCACAATGAATTGCGAATAGCGCAGATTTGATGAGCGTAGGCTCATCCATCTCAGCTCGCCAACCGCATGCCCCACCTTTTGTTGGGGCCGAACGCCGCATCGAGCCGCGACCTTTGAATGGCGAAGCCCGGTGCGTTGACTGCATATTTGCAAGTCAACGGCGCAAATGAGTTAGCGTTAGACCGCGCACGACCTCCATCGCATTCAACGATTGGGAATGATGCCGAAGCCTCAGACATGTCCGGAGTGCAACGTTTCGATGGAAGAGGGCGTGACCCTCGACCTCGAAAGCCGTCGGACGCAGACGTGGCTGCGAGGTCCCGTGGAAGAAAAGCGATGGACCGGAATCAAAACGCGTGGGAAGGAACTCCTGCGGGTGGTCAGCTATCGCTGTCCCAAGTGCGGGTACCTCAAGACGTTCGCGCCGCCGGTCTAATGAACGCTGCACCAGACGGGCGATCCGAGGATTGCTCGCTTCGCTCGCTCTTATGTCTTCGCCCGCAGGTGAGCTCAAGGCGTTATGCGGCCACCAAGCATCGTCGAGGTTTGGCCTGGCGTGCCCGTCACACGACATCTTCGCTTTCAAGCCACGCGATTCAACTTCGAGCAAGTTCGGGTGCACTGTTCATGGCGAATCACACTGACGGGGACGTTCGGCGCGTAGTCGTGGCGCTTGGATTGGCCGCGATCCTGTGGACCGTACTCGCCTGGAGCCAGCTACGCCACGTGGCGCAGCATTGGCGACACGGCGCTGTCGCGGCGTTCTTCGTTGCCGCCGCTCTTTTTGCGGCGGCTGCAGCGGTGGCCGCTCATCGCCGTCGCCGTTCCGCGTTAAGGCTCGCCGCGCTTGTCGTCGTTATTCTCGCTGCAGCGCAGTTGTGGCTTTGGGAACCATGGTTTGTAGTGATCGCTCCTGGGCTGGTCCTCGGCGGGATTCCCGCAGCGCTGGCGCTCCACGCCCGGTCTCTGCTAAGGTGAACTAGGAGCTGCCACCTGACTTGTATGCCGCATGCTCGCGAGTCAGCGATTACCGCGACACGCATTCATGCGCTGCAGCATAACGAACGCTGAAGCTGCCGAGCGATCTATAGATTGCTCGCTTCGCTCGCTATTATTTGACGCGCTCGCCCATTAGCTAGGGCGTTAGGCGTCCAACAACGCTCTTTTCGCGGAACGCTCTTACAGTCACGTTGGTGTGCGACTCGGAGGTCTAACCATGGGCAAGACTCGACGGAAACGTGCGGCACGCGCGGCCGCACGCCCCAAATCCACTCCACGCCCTTCTCTAGTCGTTCGCACGCGCGCGCTCATCATGAGTGTCCTCCCCGCGCTTGTCATATTTCTTGGAACCCGACAACTGCTCGCCGAAGCGTTTCGCATTCCCAGCGGTAGCATGGAGCCGACCTTGCTCGTCGGCGATTGGCTCTTCGTGAACAAGCTCCGATTCGGGCCACACATCCCATTCACCGACCGCTCGCTGCCAGGGTATGCGAGCCCTCAACGTGGCGACGTGGCGGTCTTTACCTCGCCGCCGCAAGACCCTTCGATCCGGATCGCTCCCGATGAGGTCACCCCAACGCTAGTCAAGCGTATTGTGGGAATCGCCGGCGACACACTGCTGATGCGCCGCGGTCAGCTGATCGTGAACGGCACGGTCGTTCGATCGCCGAACGCACTCGTTCTCGCCGACTCCGTGGCCGACGTGCCGCAGGCGATCTTTGCCTGGCAGCATCAAATCGAGATTCGTGACTCTCGATTCGGACCACCGATCGCGGCTCCGAGCCTCCATGAGTGGGGTCCGTTGGTGGTTCCGGCGCGCACGTTTTTCATGATGGGAGACAACCGCGATAATTCGGTTGATAGCCGGTACTACGGGCCAGTGCCGCGGCCGAACCTCCAAGGCACGCCGATGTTCATCTACTACTCATACGATCCGGCGCGCGGTAGTGACTACGCTCGCGCTGTGACCGCAATGAGGTGGCGCCGGATTGGCCACTGGGTCCGGTAAACACGAGACATTCCGTCGGCTGCGCGCCTGACGCATAACGAACGCGGAAGCTAACAAGGAATCTTCGGAATTGCGCCCGGCGTTGCCCGGCGCTTTTGTTAGACTTCCTTGCAGCTTAGCCAGGGCGTTAGGCCGCGACTCAACCCCAACGTCGATCGTGCGATTAATCACTCGTGAGTATTGATTAATCGGGCTTCCCAACGGTCAGTTCTCATTCCCTCTGCGATCACGTCCGTCCGCGCGCCGACGTCTCCAAGCGACGTGCTCCCCTCGCGTGATTAACCGTCGACTCCTGCACCGGTTGGCGTTGCGCGTCCGCATGCCGTGCGATAATCGGTGACATTCGAGGACGCCATGCGTGCAATCGGAAAGTTCCTGATCCTGACCTTTGCCAGCACGTGGGCGCTGTGGACGTTGGTGATTTGGACCGGTGCCGCACACGTGCCGTCGGCGATCCCGACGGGGCTCGTCCTCGGTGGTCCTGTGTTCCTTCTCGGCGTGTTCGCCCCCGCCCTCGTCGCCATCGCACTCACGGCCTTGGAGGGGGGCGTCCCGCCGTCGGCGCGCTGCTCCGCCGTATCCTCCGCTGGCGCGTGGATCTGCACTTCTACGCGTTCGCCCTGCTTCTTATGCCACTCACGAAACTCGCGGTCGCGGTCCTGCATCGCGCCCTTACCGGTGCGTGGCCACGGTTCGGAGACACTCGCCCCATCGTGCTGGTCGCGGCGACGATCCTCGGGACTGTCGGCCAAGCTGGTGAAGAAATTGGCTGGCGTGGGTATCTGTTGCCGCGGCTTGCCGAGCGCGCCGGATTGGTGGGTGCGAGCCTCATCGTGGGCGCCATATGGGCAATGTGGCATCTGCCGCTTTTCTTTGCAGCAGGGGCAGACACATACCACCAGTCGTTCCCGTTGTACGCGCTGCAAATCACGGCGTACTCGGTCGCATTGGCCTGGCTCTATTGGCGGACGGGCGGGAGCCTGCTCCTGGCGATGTTCATGCACTCCGCATTCAATAACATGAAAGACATTGTGCCATCTGGCGTAACGCAGGGCGGCAGCGTGTTCACGTTCGACTCGACGCTGGTCCTCCGTTTGACCGTCCTACTCTTGTGGATTATCGGAGCGCTTCTCCTTGTTCGAATGCGAGGCGTTCGGCAGGTAGGCGAGGCGCCGGTCAGGCATTTGTCGCTCCCGACGGCCTAACGAACGCTGAAGCCGACGGCCAGTTGCGGAAGCTCGCCGCACTCGCATTTTTCATTTCGTTCGCCCGCGCTTAGCTCGGGCGTTCGGCAGCGACCGACCCCGGAAGTCCTACCCAAACACGTTCACCGGGAAGAGACGACCACGTGACCACCGCAATCCGGCTCCAGCCCTGCGCCGTCCTGCTGCTCGTCGCGAGTGCGTGCGCCGGTGGCGCGCACGACCGCACGGCGTCGGATACCGCTGGCGCACCGTTAGGCGCGGCGGCGAGCTCCCTCCGTCAGGGCGGCCCCTACGCGTTCGTCAGCAACGAGGCCGATAACAACGTCAGCGTGATCGACATCCACACCGATAGCGTCGTCGCCACGCTCGACGCCGGACAGCGCCCGCGTGGGATCAAGCTTTTGCCCGATGGGAAGACGCTCGTCGTCGCGGTGAGCGGCTCTCCGCGCGCCGGCCCAGGTGTCGACGAGTCGAAGCTCCCGCCCGCGGACCGCTCGAAGGACGGCCTCGCGCTCGTCGATCTCGCGACCCGTCAGGTCCGGCGGCTTCCCGGCGGCGTCGACCCGGAGAACTTCGACATCAGCTCCGACGGCAAGACGATCTACGTTGCCAACGAGGACGCCTCCGCTGCGTCGGTCGTGGACGTGCCCACCGGCACTGTGAAGGCGACGATCAAGGTCGGCGGTCAGCCGGAGGGCGTCACGGTTCGACCCGGCGGGGACGAGGTGTGGGTCACGAGCGAGGAAGGAGGAAAACTCTACGTCATCGACACGAACGCCGACACCGTTAGGCACGTGATCATCGTCGGCAAACGTCCGCGCTCGGTGGTGTTCACCCACGATGGCAAGCGCGCGTACGCGCCGGCCGAGGTGGGCGGGAACTTGACCGTGATCGATGCCACGACGTACCGGCCCATCGCCACCGTCCCCGTGCCTGGGAAGGGGGCGAAGCCGATGGGGTCCGTGATCGCGCCTGACGATTCGAAGGTCTACATCAGCACCGGCCGCGGCGGCACGATCGCCATCCTCGACACGAAGAGCGACAAATTCGTCGGTACGGTCGACGTCGGCTCGCGCCCATGGGGGATGGCGCTCGGTACCGACGGCAAGCAGCTCTGGACCGCTGGCGGTCCGCCTGGAAACGACGTCTCGGTAGTCGATCTCGCCACCAATCAGGTGGTCAAGAAGATCCCCGTCGGCAAGGCGCCATGGGGAGTGGCAATATCGAAGTAGTGCTGACCTGCCTCCACCCTTCGTGCGACGGCGCGCGTGTGGCTCGGTCTGGGCGCGGCTAACTAGCTTGATGCGTTAGGCGCCTCTACATGTCAATGCTGGAGGATGGATGCCCCACGGGAAGATCTGTTACCTAGAGATCCCGGCCAACCGCGCCGAAGACTCGGCACGCTTCTACTCAGACATCTTCGGCTGGAAGGTGCGTGAACGCGGGGACGGGAACCTAGCGTTCGATGACTCAGGGGGAGTTAGCGGGACGTGGGTCAAGGAAAGCGACCGGACTCCGGATGAGCGCACGCGGATCTACATCATGGTCGACAGCATTGCGGAGTCGTTAAAACGGATCGAGAGTGCAGGGGGCCGGGTCATCACCCCGCGCACGGACATTGGGCCAAACATGGGGGCATTCGCTGCCTTTACCGATCCAGTCGGTAATGAGTTCGGCCTTTACGAGGAACCCCAGCGGTCTGGTGGATAGGAGCGCGCCCGACTTCGGATTAACCTAACGAGTCCGACTCACGTCGCCGGTGCTCGTGAATGAGCGTCGCGACGTCTGGCTCATTCGCATCATTGATGTCTCAATGCCAGCACGGGATCGATCGCCGCGGCACGACGCGCGGGAACGTACGCGGACATGAGCGCGACGCCAACGATCCCAACGAGGATCGCTGCACTCGCGAGGGCATCCGCCGGCCCCACGCCGAATAGCAGACTTCGAATCACCTTCGTCGCGGCGAGCGCGAGCGGCGCGGCAACGCCAATCCCGCAGATCGCGAGTACGAGGGCATCCGAGAGAACGCTCCAGACCACTTGGCTCTGTTTCGCACCGAGGGCCATTCGTATGCCGATCTCACGCGTGCGCTCCGCGACGGCGTACGCGAGACGACCATAGAGACCGATGCCGGCGAGCAAAAGGGCGAACGCCCCGAACCATGAGCATACTGCGGAGACGATGCGCTCTCGCAGAAGCGTCGCATCCACGTCGAATGCGTGGAGCAACGCGATCGGAACGTCCGGCGCTGCGTCGCGGAGTTCGCGCCTAACGCGGTCGATCAGCATCGCAGGATTCTCCGTCGTGCGAATCGCGTACGAATCCCCGCCGACGGCCATCCGGTACACCATTGGTTCAGGCGGCAACCGCAGGCCTCGATACCTCGCATCCTTCACGACGCCGACCACCTCACGGTTCGTGCTGAAGACGTTGACGTGTTCGCCGAGCGCGCTTCGGCCAGGGAAGAGGTGCCTGGCTACGCTTTCGCTGATGACGACCACCGCTCGCGGTCCGGCCGACGTGTCACGCTCGGTGAGCGTGCGGCCGGCAACGAGCGGGATTCGGAGCGTTTCGAAGAAGCGGGGGCCGACGTCGTCTATGCTGAAATCCTTCGTCGTGACATTCGCACCGCCGAGCGGTACATCATCGAACGTTGTCACCAAGGCTACGCCGGGAAGGGTGGACAGACGCGCGTAGAGTTCCCGCTGCAAGCGAATGCGCGCGTCACCCTGGTAGTTGCCGGTCTCGACGCTCAACATGAGCAGGTGATCGGCTCTGAAACCGGGATCGATTTCCTGAAGCTTGCGCAGACTACCGAGCAGCAAACCTGCCGAGACCAGCACGACGACGGTTAGCGCCACTTGCGCCACGATGAGCGCCGCAGACCAGCGCGATCGCGTGCTCACGTTCGTGCCGATTCGCGTCTCCATCGACTCGGCCCGCTGAGCCATCCGCAACGCCGGAACGATTCCGAACAACATTCCGGTCACCAGGCACACCGCGACGGTGAACGCCAGCGTTCGCGAGCCCAGCGTGAGCTCGAGCGAAACTCCACGATCCGACACCGCCTGCATCACCAATGGCCGCGCCAGCCAGTCGAGCGCGAGACCCAGCACCCCGCTCGAGAGGGACAGCAACAAGCTTTCGGTCATGACTTGCCTGACGAGGCGCGCGCGACTCGCGCCCAACGAGACTCGCACCATGATCTCGTTTCGTCGCCGACCGGCGCGCGCGATCAATAGACTCGCCACGTTCATGCACGCGATGAGCAACGCGAGTGCGACGGCACCCATCAGAATCCGCAACGGAAGTTCGTATTCCATTCGTGCGTCGCCGAAGCCGCTCCGTGCTGATATGACCTCGAGGACCGGCGGCGGGCCGTGCGGGGTGCGATCTCGCTCGACCCTTGCGAAGCGCACCGCGAGATCCGCTTGCACCTGGGCTATCGACACGCCATGTCGCCGACGTCCTACCAGTCGCAGCCAGAACACGTCGGGGATCCTCAACAATGGACCGCCCAGCGTACTGAGAGGCGCGTAAACCTGCGCCGGCCGTCCCGGTTCCAGTCCGGTGAAGGCCGGCGGCGCGACGCCGATGATCGTGAACGGGCGGCCCTGCAACGTCAGCGTGCGGCCGATAACGCCGCGCTCGCCGCCGAACTGCCGTCGCCAGAAACCGTAGCTCAGAACGGCGGTTGGTTGGCTCGACGGTTCATCATCCGCCTCGCTCGTCATGCGCCCGAGTACGGCGGAGACTCCGAGCACCGAGAAACAGTTCCCGCTCACGAGCATTCCTTCCACGAGCTGCGCGCCGCCAGACAGGGTCGTCCGGAGTGGCTGGTGCCGCGATGCGCACAGTCCGCTGAGCGTCTCACTGCTGGCCAATGCCTGGCGATCCCGATTGCTGAGCATCAGCGATTGACGGTCGTTTAGTCGCCGTGTGGCGAGCACCAGCTCACCCGGCGAGGCGACCGGCAGCGGTCGATACAACAACGCGTCGACCAGGCTGAAGATCGCCGTGTTTGCGCCAATGCCTAACGCGAGGGATACTACGACTGTCGCACTGAACCCGGGATTCCTGATCAGCGTGCGCAGACCATAACGAAGATCCTGGCGGAAAGACGCGATCATCGCGAGATGAAAGCGCACTTCGTCAGCGAGATCGCGCTCGATATCCCGGGTCGAACAGTCGGCGATAGCGCCTCCACGCAGCGTGGCAATGTGGTAATATCGAAGGGAAGCTTCGCGAGCAAGAGTTCGATGCGTTTACAGTCTCTTCCATATGCGATCGTCATTCTGAGTGCCTGGCCGAGTCTCGGGCTGGCCCAGGCTGCTCACCCCGCCGCCGCCTCTGATTCGGCGGCCAGAGCCCGCGCCCGCGCCGATAGCGCTCGACTTCCCTATACGGCGGCCGACGTCCAATTCATGACGGGGATGATCTCCCACCATGCCCAGGCCGTCGTCATGGCGAAGATGGCGCCGACGCATGGCGCCAGTTCCGCGGTGCAGACGCTCTGCGCCCGCATCATCAACGCGCAGAACGACGATATCACCCTGATGCAGAACTGGCTGCGCGATCGCAACCAGCCGGTGCCCGAGGCCAAGCCGCTGCCCATGAAGATGGTGATGAATGGTCAGGTGATGGAGATGCTCATGCCGGGCATGCTCAGCGATGAGCAGATGAAGCAGCTCGACGCTGCGCGCGGCCGGCAGTTCGACGAGCTTTTCCTTCGCGGCATGATCCAGCATCACCAGGGCGCGATCACTATGGTCCAGCAACTCTTCGCCACGCCCGGCGCCGCGCAGGACGAAGCGGTCTTCAAGTTCGCCAACAACGTCAACGTGGATCAGAGCACCGAGATCCACCGCATGCAGCAGATGTTATTGACAGTGGAAATTGAAACTCACACTCCGTGAACCATGCCAACGCTCCGTCTGTCCTTCCTCATTCCTGTCGCGGCGCTACTCGGCGCCTGTGCTCATCGCAGCAGCATCTCGCTCGCCGGCGTTCCCACACCCCAATCGTCCTTCAATATCGAATCGATGGCGAAGGCGGCGGCGCCGAATCCCGATCCGCGCGTAGGCCTCAAGGCGGGAATTACCGATGCCGGCGAGGCGAGCTGGAACATGCGGCTTTTGTCGAACACGCCCACGCCCCAGCAGTTCAAGAGCACCAACTCCGATCTGGGCTTTTTTGGCAAGTACGCGATTCAGGGGACGTACAACGGCTGGCTGATCTGGGATGTCTCGAATCCCGCGCATCCCTCGCTGCGCAAG
It contains:
- a CDS encoding VOC family protein; the protein is MPHGKICYLEIPANRAEDSARFYSDIFGWKVRERGDGNLAFDDSGGVSGTWVKESDRTPDERTRIYIMVDSIAESLKRIESAGGRVITPRTDIGPNMGAFAAFTDPVGNEFGLYEEPQRSGG
- a CDS encoding ABC transporter permease, translated to MRFHLAMIASFRQDLRYGLRTLIRNPGFSATVVVSLALGIGANTAIFSLVDALLYRPLPVASPGELVLATRRLNDRQSLMLSNRDRQALASSETLSGLCASRHQPLRTTLSGGAQLVEGMLVSGNCFSVLGVSAVLGRMTSEADDEPSSQPTAVLSYGFWRRQFGGERGVIGRTLTLQGRPFTIIGVAPPAFTGLEPGRPAQVYAPLSTLGGPLLRIPDVFWLRLVGRRRHGVSIAQVQADLAVRFARVERDRTPHGPPPVLEVISARSGFGDARMEYELPLRILMGAVALALLIACMNVASLLIARAGRRRNEIMVRVSLGASRARLVRQVMTESLLLSLSSGVLGLALDWLARPLVMQAVSDRGVSLELTLGSRTLAFTVAVCLVTGMLFGIVPALRMAQRAESMETRIGTNVSTRSRWSAALIVAQVALTVVVLVSAGLLLGSLRKLQEIDPGFRADHLLMLSVETGNYQGDARIRLQRELYARLSTLPGVALVTTFDDVPLGGANVTTKDFSIDDVGPRFFETLRIPLVAGRTLTERDTSAGPRAVVVISESVARHLFPGRSALGEHVNVFSTNREVVGVVKDARYRGLRLPPEPMVYRMAVGGDSYAIRTTENPAMLIDRVRRELRDAAPDVPIALLHAFDVDATLLRERIVSAVCSWFGAFALLLAGIGLYGRLAYAVAERTREIGIRMALGAKQSQVVWSVLSDALVLAICGIGVAAPLALAATKVIRSLLFGVGPADALASAAILVGIVGVALMSAYVPARRAAAIDPVLALRHQ
- a CDS encoding DUF305 domain-containing protein → MKAHFVSEIALDIPGRTVGDSASTQRGNVVISKGSFASKSSMRLQSLPYAIVILSAWPSLGLAQAAHPAAASDSAARARARADSARLPYTAADVQFMTGMISHHAQAVVMAKMAPTHGASSAVQTLCARIINAQNDDITLMQNWLRDRNQPVPEAKPLPMKMVMNGQVMEMLMPGMLSDEQMKQLDAARGRQFDELFLRGMIQHHQGAITMVQQLFATPGAAQDEAVFKFANNVNVDQSTEIHRMQQMLLTVEIETHTP
- a CDS encoding CPBP family intramembrane glutamic endopeptidase, encoding MLVAATILGTVGQAGEEIGWRGYLLPRLAERAGLVGASLIVGAIWAMWHLPLFFAAGADTYHQSFPLYALQITAYSVALAWLYWRTGGSLLLAMFMHSAFNNMKDIVPSGVTQGGSVFTFDSTLVLRLTVLLLWIIGALLLVRMRGVRQVGEAPVRHLSLPTA
- a CDS encoding integron integrase, yielding MSPPNPERRFWLHEVVRRRGHERRFSERTIASYVYWIRRFVLNNGRRHPNDLGPTEVRQFLAMLTVEQGLSASTHNQALAALTFLYVEVLRAPFDRIPGLAPASRPRREPIVLSTGEVGRVVERLDQPFRLCVLLMYGGGLRLTECLTLRVKDVDLERREIVNRGGKGGKGRRVPLAVPALGMLRRRFAELRRRWYSDLRRDVQSTVLTPNASRDWMWSYVFPATRTFVDRSGKRRRHHLHESVLHRAIVRAAREAGMTKRVTSHAFRHSFATHLLESGTDIRTIQELLGHRNLRTTMIYTHVMNRGALGVISPADRL
- the lepB gene encoding signal peptidase I; protein product: MGKTRRKRAARAAARPKSTPRPSLVVRTRALIMSVLPALVIFLGTRQLLAEAFRIPSGSMEPTLLVGDWLFVNKLRFGPHIPFTDRSLPGYASPQRGDVAVFTSPPQDPSIRIAPDEVTPTLVKRIVGIAGDTLLMRRGQLIVNGTVVRSPNALVLADSVADVPQAIFAWQHQIEIRDSRFGPPIAAPSLHEWGPLVVPARTFFMMGDNRDNSVDSRYYGPVPRPNLQGTPMFIYYSYDPARGSDYARAVTAMRWRRIGHWVR